In the Candidatus Dechloromonas phosphoritropha genome, GGGCGCCGATAGGGATGGACCTGGAAAGCGACGGCATTCATCTGTTCAAACAGGCGCGCCTGCGGGTTGTCGTCGGTACGCATGCGGCGCTCTTCCATGACCACCTTGATCTCCTGCGCAAATTCCTTGGGGTCGACGTTCAGATGGCGCATGCGGTCGGCTTCGAGCTGCATCATCTCGGCCAGCTTTTCCTTTGGTACCTGCTGGAAGTAGGCGGTGTAGTCGCGGCTGGTGAAGGCGTTGTCGCGCCCGCCGGCAGCGGCGACACGCTTGTTGAACTCGCCGGGGCCGACGCTCGGCGTACCCTTGAACATCATGTGTTCAAGCACATGGGCGACGCCTGAGGCGCCGTCGACCTCGTCCATGCTGCCAATGCGGTACCAGACCATCTGGGCGACGGTCGGGGCGCGGTGGTCTTCCTTGACGATGACGCGCAGGCCGTTGCTGAGCGTCGTTTCGAATGGATTGGCCAGGGCTGCGGTGAATAGTCCGGGGAGCAGCAGAACAAAGGTGAAGAGGTGACGCATACGCATGGGTAACTGGGCTTTCTGCTAGAATCAACAAGGAAAATCATATTCATCCAGGCGGCATCTTATCGGTTTGCCACCTGCCTGTCAGCTTGGCTTCAGACCACAATTCTCATGTTCAGTTTCGTCAAGAAATCCGAAAGCGAAGCGGCACCCGCCACTCCAGCCGCTCCCGCCGACACAGTCGCCACACCCAAATGGCGTGAGCGTCTGTTTAAGGGCCTCGCCAAGACGCGCGCCCAATGGGGCGGAAGGCTCAAGACCATCTTCTCGCGCGGCAAGGTCGACGACCAGTTTCTCGAGGAACTGGAAACCCTGCTGCTGACCAGCGACGTCGGGATCGAGGCAACCATGCGCCTGCTCGACGATCTGAAGATTGCCGCCGAGTACGACAAGCTCGATACGCCGGAAGGCATCCAGAGGGCGCTCGCCAATATTCTCAGCGCAACCCTGAAGCCGCTCGAGAAGCCCCTCGATGTCAGCGGCCACAAGCCGTTCGTGATCATGATCGCCGGCGTCAACGGGGCCGGCAAGACGACCTCGATCGGCAAGCTGGCCAAGTATTACCAGAACCAGGGCAAGAGCGTGCTGCTCGCCGCCGGCGACACTTTCCGCGCCGCCGCCCGTGAGCAACTGGAAACCTGGGGGCGGCGCAACAACGTGGCGGTCATCGCCCAGGACAAGGGCGATCCGGCGGCTGTCGTCTTCGATGCCATCCTGGCCGCCAAGGCGCGCGGCATCGATATCGTGCTGGCCGACACGGCAGGGCGCCTGCCGACGCAACTGCACCTGATGGAAGAAATCGCCAAGGTGCGGCGCGTCATCCAGAAGATCGATCCGACCGCTCCCCACGAGACACTGCTGGTGCTCGACGCCAACATCGGGCAGAACGCGTTGCAGCAGGTCAGGGCGTTCGACAAGGCCATCCGTGTCAGCGGGCTGGTCCTGACCAAGCTCGACGGCAGCGCCAAGGGCGGCGTCGTCATGGGGATCGCTCACGAGTGCCCGAAGCCGATCCGCTTCATCGGTGTCGGTGAGCAGATCGACGACCTGCGCCCGTTCTCGGCGAGGGACTTCGTCGACGCGCTGTTCGAATGATTGTCGCCAGCCAACTCGGCAAGCGTTATCCGGGCGGCTACGAGGCCATCAAGGATGTGAGCTTCACCATCGAGGACGGGCAGATGGTCCTCATCACCGGCCATTCCGGCGCCGGCAAGTCGACGCTGGTCAAGCTGATTGCCGCCATCGAGCTCCCGACCTCGGGAAGCCTCGTGGTCAATGGCCAGAACCTGTCGGCCTTGCGACGCAGCGCCATTCCCTACCTGCGCCGGCATTTCGGCATGGTCTTCCAGGACCAGAAACTGCTGTTCGACCGCAGCGCGCTCAATAACGTCATGCTGCCGCTGCAGATCGTCGGGCTGTCGCGGCGGAAGGCAATCCGCCGCGCCCAGGCCGCGCTTGACAAGGTTGGCCTGCTGGCACGCGAAAAGGCGATGCCGATCGCGCTCTCCGGCGGTGAGCAACAGCGCCTGGCGATCGCCCGCGCCGTCGTCAACCGCCCGGCGGTTGTCCTCGCCGACGAGCCGACCGGCAACCTCGACATCGATTCGGCAAACGACATCATAGGGATTTTCGCCGACTTTCACCGGGTCGGCGTCACGGTCGTCGTCGCTACCCACGATCAGCACTGGATCGAGCGTTATCACCCGAATGTCCTGTGCCTCGATCACGGGAGGCTCTCGTGAACGCCTGGCTGTCGCAGCATGGGGCGGCGCTGGCTTCGGCCTTCCGTCGCTTGTGGTCGGCGCCGCTCAATACCCTGCTTTCGCTGCTTGTCATGGGGATCGTCCTGACTCTGCCCGCCTTCGGCTACGTGCTGCTCGACAACCTGCGCGATCTCGGGCGCAACATTTCAGGCGTGCAGCAGATCAGCCTGTTCATGAGCCTCGATGCCAGCAGGAAGGAGGTCGCCGAAATCGAGAACCAGCTCAAGCAGGCGGCGACCGGCACATGGCGCTTCGTGCCGAAGGAAGAGGCGCTGAAACACATGCAGGCCAACGAAGGCATGGCCGAAATCGTCGCCAGCCTGCCGCGCAATCCGCTGCCCGACGCCTTCATCGTCGAGCCGACCAACACGGAGCCGGCGGCTCTTGAGATACTGCGCAAGGAGATCGCCGGCTGGCCCAATGTTGCGCATGTCCAGCTCGATTCCGCCTGGGTCAAGCGCTTCGATGCCTTTCTGCGTATCGCGAGGCTCGCCCTGTGGATGCTTGCCGGCATCTTCGCCGCCGGCCTGATCGCCGTCACCTTCAACACTATCCGCCTGCAGGTCATGGCGCAGGCCGCCGAGATCGAGGTGGCGCGCAT is a window encoding:
- a CDS encoding ATP-binding cassette domain-containing protein, whose translation is MIVASQLGKRYPGGYEAIKDVSFTIEDGQMVLITGHSGAGKSTLVKLIAAIELPTSGSLVVNGQNLSALRRSAIPYLRRHFGMVFQDQKLLFDRSALNNVMLPLQIVGLSRRKAIRRAQAALDKVGLLAREKAMPIALSGGEQQRLAIARAVVNRPAVVLADEPTGNLDIDSANDIIGIFADFHRVGVTVVVATHDQHWIERYHPNVLCLDHGRLS
- the ftsY gene encoding signal recognition particle-docking protein FtsY; this encodes MFSFVKKSESEAAPATPAAPADTVATPKWRERLFKGLAKTRAQWGGRLKTIFSRGKVDDQFLEELETLLLTSDVGIEATMRLLDDLKIAAEYDKLDTPEGIQRALANILSATLKPLEKPLDVSGHKPFVIMIAGVNGAGKTTSIGKLAKYYQNQGKSVLLAAGDTFRAAAREQLETWGRRNNVAVIAQDKGDPAAVVFDAILAAKARGIDIVLADTAGRLPTQLHLMEEIAKVRRVIQKIDPTAPHETLLVLDANIGQNALQQVRAFDKAIRVSGLVLTKLDGSAKGGVVMGIAHECPKPIRFIGVGEQIDDLRPFSARDFVDALFE
- a CDS encoding ABC transporter permease, producing the protein MNAWLSQHGAALASAFRRLWSAPLNTLLSLLVMGIVLTLPAFGYVLLDNLRDLGRNISGVQQISLFMSLDASRKEVAEIENQLKQAATGTWRFVPKEEALKHMQANEGMAEIVASLPRNPLPDAFIVEPTNTEPAALEILRKEIAGWPNVAHVQLDSAWVKRFDAFLRIARLALWMLAGIFAAGLIAVTFNTIRLQVMAQAAEIEVARMIGATDTFIRRPFYYFGALQGVLGGLLAAALVVGALRLLAGPAGELAALYGTSFALRLPVPAEVAALAGIGAVLGWLGAQLSVSLSLRKFD